Proteins encoded within one genomic window of Bradyrhizobium sp. AZCC 1719:
- a CDS encoding 2,3-bisphosphoglycerate-dependent phosphoglycerate mutase codes for MSDRLLVLVRHGQSDWNLKNLFTGWKDPDLSELGVSEAKEAGRKLKAQGLTFDVAFTSVLKRAQRTLDLALAEIGQTGLPTKCDLALNERDYGDLSGLNKDEARKKWGEEQVLIWRRSYDVPPPGGESLKDTLARALPYYVQEILPCVLRGERTLVAAHGNSLRALIMVLEKLTPEQILKRELATGAPVIYRLNADSTVASKLDLAA; via the coding sequence ATGAGCGATCGTCTTCTCGTGCTCGTGCGGCACGGCCAGAGCGACTGGAATTTGAAGAACCTGTTCACCGGCTGGAAGGATCCCGACCTCTCCGAACTCGGTGTATCGGAAGCAAAAGAGGCCGGCCGCAAGCTGAAGGCGCAGGGACTGACGTTCGATGTCGCCTTTACCTCGGTGCTGAAGCGGGCGCAGCGCACGCTCGACCTGGCGCTGGCGGAAATCGGCCAGACCGGATTGCCGACCAAATGCGATCTGGCGCTCAACGAACGCGATTACGGCGACCTCTCGGGACTCAACAAGGATGAGGCTCGCAAGAAATGGGGCGAGGAGCAGGTCTTGATCTGGCGCCGCTCCTATGACGTGCCGCCGCCCGGCGGCGAAAGCCTCAAGGACACGCTGGCGCGCGCGCTGCCGTATTACGTGCAGGAGATTCTGCCTTGCGTGCTGCGCGGCGAGCGCACGCTGGTCGCCGCCCACGGCAACTCGCTGCGCGCGCTGATCATGGTGCTGGAGAAGTTGACGCCCGAGCAGATCTTGAAGCGCGAACTCGCGACCGGCGCGCCGGTGATCTACCGGCTCAACGCCGACTCGACGGTGGCGTCGAAGCTCGATCTGGCGGCGTGA
- the dapB gene encoding 4-hydroxy-tetrahydrodipicolinate reductase, producing MADMRLIVAGAGGRMGRALVRVISETPGAVLTGALEAPGSELLGKDAGVLAGLPANGIELSADLWKLSANADGILDFTVPAATIANVAIAAERGLVHIVGTTGLSVSDMAVIKSVTSRAVVVQSGNMSLGVNLLAALVKRVAQSLDESFDIEIVEMHHKAKIDAPSGTAFLLGEAAAAGRGVDLHARSARGRDGHTGARRSGDIGFASLRGGTVTGDHSVIFAGPMERIELTHRAEDRTMFAQGAIKAALWARGKAPGFYTMTDVLGLADF from the coding sequence ATGGCCGATATGCGATTGATCGTAGCGGGAGCCGGCGGCCGGATGGGCCGCGCGCTGGTGCGCGTCATTTCGGAAACGCCGGGTGCGGTGCTGACCGGGGCGCTGGAAGCGCCGGGCTCGGAGCTTCTGGGCAAGGATGCCGGCGTGCTCGCCGGCCTGCCTGCCAATGGCATCGAGTTGTCGGCGGACCTCTGGAAATTGTCCGCCAATGCCGACGGCATTCTGGATTTCACCGTGCCCGCCGCCACCATCGCCAATGTCGCGATCGCCGCCGAACGCGGCCTGGTCCACATCGTCGGAACCACCGGCCTGTCGGTATCAGACATGGCGGTCATCAAGAGCGTCACCTCGCGCGCGGTGGTGGTGCAGTCCGGCAATATGAGCCTCGGCGTCAATCTGCTCGCCGCGCTGGTCAAGCGCGTCGCGCAGTCGCTGGACGAAAGTTTTGACATCGAAATCGTCGAGATGCACCACAAGGCCAAGATCGACGCGCCCTCGGGCACGGCCTTCCTGCTCGGTGAAGCTGCCGCCGCCGGCCGCGGCGTCGACCTGCACGCCCGCTCCGCGCGCGGCCGCGACGGCCATACCGGCGCGCGCCGGTCCGGCGATATCGGCTTCGCTTCGCTGCGCGGCGGTACCGTCACTGGCGATCACTCCGTGATCTTCGCAGGTCCGATGGAGCGGATCGAACTGACCCACCGCGCCGAGGATCGGACCATGTTCGCGCAGGGCGCGATCAAGGCGGCGCTGTGGGCGCGGGGCAAGGCGCCCGGCTTCTACACGATGACCGACGTGCTGGGGCTCGCCGACTTCTAA
- a CDS encoding M23 family metallopeptidase, giving the protein MVQDFMRRMTSYRAFAIVAALGFSSNAIAESIQLGLPIACELGRTCYIQNYTDVDPSGSARDYKCGTLTYDRHNGTDFRLPSLASQKAGVEVQASASGRVLRTRDGAPDGAVGKSAPETVRDVECGNGVVIEHPEHWETQYCHMARGSLVVKPGEAVKVGQPLGRVGLSGLTEYPHLHFTVRHKGEVVDPFAYGAASGSCGGGELLWHPALHAQLAYRERTILNAGFANGPVTMELVEDGSAGMEKPSASAAAIVAFVRVIGLKAGDVQRLVVKDPTGKAIAENRAAQLESNKAQFMLFTGRKRPATGWERGTYKATYVVERDGRIVLERELELTL; this is encoded by the coding sequence ATGGTCCAGGACTTCATGCGCCGGATGACTTCTTATCGAGCCTTTGCCATCGTGGCGGCACTGGGCTTTTCTTCCAATGCGATCGCCGAGAGCATTCAACTGGGCCTGCCAATCGCGTGCGAACTTGGCCGGACCTGCTACATCCAGAATTACACTGATGTCGATCCGTCGGGGTCAGCGCGAGACTATAAATGCGGCACCCTGACGTATGACCGCCATAACGGGACGGACTTTCGCTTGCCGTCGCTGGCGTCGCAAAAGGCCGGCGTGGAAGTGCAGGCTTCGGCAAGTGGCCGCGTGCTTCGCACGCGAGACGGCGCGCCAGACGGCGCCGTTGGCAAGTCTGCGCCCGAAACTGTTCGCGACGTCGAATGTGGCAACGGCGTTGTGATCGAACACCCGGAACATTGGGAAACCCAATACTGCCACATGGCTCGCGGCAGCCTCGTGGTAAAGCCCGGAGAGGCAGTCAAAGTTGGGCAGCCGCTTGGCCGGGTCGGTCTCTCCGGGCTGACCGAATATCCTCATCTGCATTTCACGGTGAGGCATAAGGGAGAGGTCGTAGATCCCTTCGCATATGGTGCCGCTTCCGGCTCTTGCGGGGGCGGCGAACTGCTGTGGCATCCGGCACTTCACGCGCAACTTGCTTATCGGGAGCGAACCATTCTGAACGCCGGCTTCGCGAACGGTCCGGTGACAATGGAGCTTGTCGAGGATGGAAGCGCGGGGATGGAAAAGCCGTCCGCCAGCGCGGCGGCAATTGTCGCTTTCGTTCGCGTCATTGGCCTGAAGGCGGGCGACGTACAACGGCTCGTCGTCAAGGATCCAACCGGAAAGGCCATCGCCGAAAATCGAGCCGCGCAACTTGAGAGCAACAAGGCGCAATTCATGCTGTTCACCGGCAGAAAGCGTCCGGCGACGGGCTGGGAGCGCGGCACCTACAAGGCCACATATGTCGTGGAGCGCGACGGTCGGATCGTTCTGGAGAGAGAGCTGGAACTCACCCTCTAG
- a CDS encoding helix-turn-helix transcriptional regulator, giving the protein MQENSKTLPPRHSGFRFNDAERSASLQNAEDPQIGRPAEQGPSQSAMEYFGKAVAELFECSSCYVAVMSRASGSELKEVRIGRATIDPSCTNTVARIARKGAGADCALLEPVNARTTFVRKLIGPEPGTNSHSVIGRFASRDRSTVVFVAGWRQAALVRAEIRCLARAVRTFWETAHSLAQLSPDRRLHAEIWLEELAFPALIVDEGLHVHGINHSGQALLAKGELLKIDGGRLAGSGPVTESLRAAIREALVPRPGQVWLNTTVPLSTERQQFAFAKIGAAPMPWDGGKALIIVPQFDDALGAHRIASAFGLNWAEERIIAKILQFQCPRDIGADLHLTEATVRTYTKRIMLKLGINRQAEFFLLYHLTQSPFGAGRREKAVVPMSPDCRLLCAADKRPPN; this is encoded by the coding sequence GTGCAAGAAAACAGCAAAACACTACCTCCCAGGCACAGCGGATTTCGCTTCAATGACGCTGAACGGAGCGCGTCTCTTCAGAACGCCGAAGATCCTCAGATAGGGCGCCCTGCGGAGCAAGGTCCCAGCCAGAGTGCGATGGAATACTTTGGCAAGGCTGTTGCCGAGCTTTTCGAGTGCAGCAGTTGCTATGTCGCGGTGATGTCTCGCGCGAGCGGGTCGGAGCTCAAAGAGGTCCGGATCGGACGCGCCACAATCGATCCGTCATGCACCAATACCGTCGCGCGTATTGCCCGCAAGGGCGCTGGTGCAGATTGCGCCCTTCTCGAACCCGTCAACGCGCGCACCACGTTTGTGCGGAAATTGATTGGCCCCGAGCCAGGAACAAATAGCCATTCCGTTATTGGGAGGTTCGCCTCCCGTGACAGGTCAACCGTGGTATTTGTCGCGGGATGGCGGCAGGCTGCATTGGTTCGGGCCGAAATTCGCTGCCTCGCGCGTGCGGTTCGCACGTTTTGGGAGACGGCTCATTCCCTCGCGCAACTGTCACCGGATCGACGTCTACACGCCGAAATCTGGCTAGAAGAACTGGCCTTTCCCGCGCTCATCGTGGACGAAGGCCTGCATGTTCACGGCATCAACCACAGTGGACAAGCGCTGCTGGCAAAGGGCGAGCTTCTCAAGATAGATGGTGGCAGGCTCGCGGGCAGCGGACCGGTAACCGAGAGCTTGCGGGCGGCGATCCGGGAGGCGTTGGTCCCGCGACCCGGCCAGGTCTGGTTGAACACAACTGTGCCGCTCTCGACGGAGCGCCAGCAGTTTGCCTTCGCCAAGATCGGGGCCGCGCCAATGCCTTGGGACGGGGGGAAGGCGTTGATCATCGTGCCGCAATTCGACGACGCACTGGGAGCACACCGTATTGCGTCCGCGTTCGGCTTGAACTGGGCCGAAGAGAGAATCATCGCCAAGATTCTTCAATTCCAATGTCCACGTGATATCGGCGCCGACCTGCATTTGACCGAGGCAACAGTAAGAACCTATACCAAGCGCATTATGCTTAAACTGGGAATCAACCGGCAGGCCGAGTTCTTTCTGCTCTATCATCTCACGCAGTCCCCGTTCGGGGCCGGCAGGCGCGAAAAGGCCGTCGTGCCGATGTCACCGGATTGCCGGTTGCTCTGTGCGGCTGATAAGCGGCCCCCGAATTGA
- a CDS encoding HlyD family type I secretion periplasmic adaptor subunit — MTQDGQNRAIAVFRKERPRSDMRRIIGWGCVLLVLQFCGFGVWATTIPLRGAVVAPGVIKVHSKRKAVQHLEGGIVKSIHVRENDQVEAGQLIARLDTTQIEAALGSFETKYFAALAMEARLAAEQALAASILFPDELKKNASHASARIAMQTQEAEFAARLAAIDNERKMIDQQMQQLTDSIRGLESNTEGVEKQLRLLQEEIADTSYLLSKGLARKPRVLALKRAEAEASGQIARNSASVAEKQGKMAELEDRRRQLGFNQNQEIAKQRHATSEEIGELRHRIAALRDQLGRSELRAPESGKIVGLNSRDLHAVLAPRETLLEIVPTEDRLVIEAALKPMDREEVYAGQGARVRVHAQNIRRRPMLDGKVVAVAADALTDAKSGVTSYMAEVELDINAPTASYFSSLLPGMPVEIFIETGERTFAEYLLQPMELRVNRAFKEP, encoded by the coding sequence ATGACCCAGGACGGTCAGAATCGCGCCATCGCCGTTTTCCGCAAGGAACGACCGCGATCCGACATGCGACGGATCATAGGATGGGGCTGTGTACTGCTCGTTCTGCAATTTTGCGGCTTCGGCGTGTGGGCCACGACGATTCCCCTGCGCGGCGCGGTTGTGGCACCAGGGGTCATAAAGGTTCATTCGAAGCGCAAGGCAGTCCAGCACCTTGAGGGAGGAATAGTGAAGTCGATTCACGTCAGGGAAAACGATCAGGTCGAGGCCGGTCAGCTCATAGCGCGGCTCGACACTACACAGATCGAAGCAGCCCTGGGCTCGTTCGAGACAAAGTATTTTGCTGCGCTGGCGATGGAGGCGCGGCTGGCGGCGGAACAGGCCCTCGCGGCATCGATCTTGTTTCCTGACGAACTGAAGAAAAATGCAAGCCATGCGTCTGCGCGCATTGCCATGCAAACCCAGGAAGCCGAGTTTGCGGCGCGGCTGGCCGCGATCGACAATGAACGCAAAATGATCGACCAGCAGATGCAGCAACTGACTGACTCGATCCGCGGCCTCGAGAGCAACACCGAGGGTGTCGAGAAGCAACTGAGGCTTTTGCAAGAAGAAATAGCTGACACAAGCTACCTGCTGTCAAAGGGCCTCGCCCGGAAGCCACGCGTATTGGCCCTGAAGCGTGCCGAAGCGGAGGCCAGCGGACAGATTGCCCGCAACTCAGCATCGGTCGCGGAGAAGCAGGGCAAAATGGCGGAACTGGAGGACAGGCGCCGACAGTTGGGCTTCAATCAAAACCAGGAAATAGCGAAGCAGCGGCATGCGACGAGCGAGGAGATTGGGGAGCTCCGACATCGAATTGCCGCTTTGCGCGATCAGCTTGGTCGGTCTGAATTGCGTGCCCCCGAGAGTGGAAAGATCGTCGGCCTCAACAGCAGAGATCTTCATGCGGTGCTTGCGCCGCGCGAAACTCTCCTGGAAATCGTTCCGACGGAAGATCGGCTCGTCATCGAAGCAGCATTGAAACCAATGGATCGGGAAGAGGTCTATGCCGGACAGGGCGCGCGTGTTCGTGTTCACGCGCAGAATATTCGTCGTCGGCCGATGCTCGATGGAAAGGTCGTCGCCGTAGCGGCAGACGCACTGACCGACGCCAAGAGCGGCGTTACGTCTTACATGGCGGAAGTCGAGCTTGATATCAACGCGCCGACGGCCTCGTATTTTTCATCACTACTGCCCGGAATGCCCGTTGAGATATTTATCGAGACGGGGGAAAGAACCTTCGCAGAATATTTGCTGCAGCCGATGGAACTGCGCGTCAACCGCGCGTTTAAGGAGCCCTAG
- a CDS encoding type I secretion system permease/ATPase, with protein sequence MYSRNRREIPASAARSLLGLIPGRSAFVWVVAFSVSLNILLLVVPFYAIEVFDRVITSGSVETLVGLTIIAAGALVFSAMFDVLRSRLLSRFAVGFERCVAPIVLESTIVDVAKRGDGRTHDLVRVRELRTFLSSGTVASLIDAPFLPAFILILFLLHPWYGVIALIGTAILLVMGIASRWVARTEVAQASEAALRTQATLDGIVRHSGLVRAMGWTRGAVREFMNLNDQALCPVVRGSERVSAIASAARMVRTVLQIAAIGAGAWLVLQNEVLSGSLIASAILIARTLQPMEGLISAWRALSSAHEAWVQVQAAAAPVLVRERRTLLPSPSGRIEVNRVTYRTATMQRPILAGITFECPPSGIVVIVGPTGAGKSTLLRLMAGLERPSGGTIRLDDAALQNWDPDQLGQFVGYLPQEVQLLGGTVAEAIAGFDEHARDEDIVAAAVLAQAHEMILSLPAGYQTEIGRDGNKISGGQRQRIGLARAFFGDRKLILLDEPNANLDPEGEEALCSAIERAKARGATVVIVTHRPRLLTIADAVLLLRDGAQLAFGPPAEVLRLPVTSSVSKPHVVRHNPEPHKLPARGAVQ encoded by the coding sequence ATGTATTCGCGTAACCGTCGTGAGATCCCAGCGTCCGCTGCACGATCGCTGCTTGGATTGATTCCGGGACGATCCGCATTCGTGTGGGTCGTGGCCTTTAGCGTGTCTTTGAATATACTTCTCCTCGTCGTTCCCTTCTACGCCATTGAAGTGTTCGATCGGGTCATCACCAGCGGCAGCGTTGAAACCCTTGTTGGCCTCACCATCATCGCCGCAGGCGCTCTCGTCTTCAGCGCCATGTTCGATGTTCTTCGCAGCCGGCTACTCAGCCGGTTTGCGGTCGGATTTGAGCGCTGCGTCGCGCCTATCGTTCTCGAAAGCACCATTGTTGACGTTGCGAAGCGCGGCGACGGCAGGACGCACGATCTCGTCAGGGTTCGCGAGTTGCGAACTTTCCTTTCGAGCGGGACGGTCGCGTCGCTGATTGACGCTCCCTTCCTGCCGGCGTTCATTCTCATTCTGTTTCTTCTGCACCCATGGTACGGCGTCATCGCCCTGATCGGAACGGCAATTCTGCTGGTCATGGGCATTGCCAGCCGCTGGGTCGCGCGCACGGAAGTCGCGCAGGCGTCGGAAGCTGCGCTGAGGACGCAGGCCACTCTCGACGGTATCGTCCGACATTCCGGCCTCGTGCGGGCAATGGGTTGGACCCGAGGCGCCGTCCGCGAATTCATGAATCTCAATGACCAAGCATTGTGCCCGGTCGTTCGCGGCAGCGAACGGGTATCCGCGATCGCATCCGCCGCGCGCATGGTACGAACAGTTTTGCAGATCGCCGCGATCGGCGCAGGCGCCTGGCTCGTGCTTCAGAACGAGGTGCTGTCCGGCAGCCTGATTGCAAGTGCGATCCTGATCGCCCGTACGCTGCAGCCGATGGAAGGCCTTATCTCGGCATGGCGCGCATTGTCATCGGCACACGAGGCGTGGGTACAAGTTCAGGCGGCTGCGGCTCCGGTTCTTGTTCGTGAGAGACGTACACTGCTCCCGTCCCCGTCCGGCAGAATTGAAGTGAATCGGGTGACATATCGGACGGCCACGATGCAGCGCCCGATCCTCGCAGGCATTACGTTTGAATGCCCGCCTTCCGGGATTGTCGTCATTGTCGGCCCGACCGGCGCCGGAAAATCGACCTTGCTGCGCCTTATGGCGGGGCTGGAACGGCCGAGTGGCGGCACGATCCGGCTGGACGATGCAGCCTTGCAAAACTGGGACCCCGACCAGCTCGGCCAGTTTGTCGGTTATCTTCCTCAGGAGGTGCAGCTCCTGGGCGGCACCGTGGCTGAAGCTATCGCCGGCTTCGACGAACACGCGCGTGATGAGGACATCGTTGCCGCGGCTGTGCTCGCGCAGGCGCATGAGATGATCCTGTCTCTGCCAGCCGGTTACCAGACCGAAATAGGGCGCGACGGCAACAAGATTTCCGGTGGGCAGCGCCAGCGGATCGGCCTTGCCCGGGCCTTCTTTGGCGATCGCAAATTGATCCTGCTGGATGAACCAAACGCCAATCTCGATCCAGAAGGCGAGGAAGCATTGTGCTCCGCCATTGAGCGGGCGAAAGCGCGCGGCGCGACGGTGGTGATTGTCACCCATCGGCCCCGGCTATTGACCATCGCGGATGCAGTACTCCTTTTGAGGGATGGCGCGCAGCTGGCTTTCGGGCCACCTGCCGAAGTTCTCCGCCTGCCTGTCACGTCATCCGTGTCGAAGCCGCATGTCGTCCGGCATAATCCGGAACCGCATAAACTGCCTGCGAGGGGGGCGGTTCAATGA
- a CDS encoding calcium-binding protein, with translation MAFIPGTPDDDTLVGTPDPDEINGLAGNDTITGLEGDDLVNGGAGDDDIDGGADDDTLNGNAGMDTIAGGDGDDTVSGGAGDDDIDGGAGNDTLNGNAGVDTILGGEGDDTVNGGAGDDDIDGGAGMDTLNGNAGNDTIAGGADNDTINGGAGDDDLSGNGGDDTLSGGVGDDTLNGNTGMDTLNGGFGNDTLNGGADDDTLNGGAGNDTLNGQGGNDTMSGGDDDDDMAGGGGDDTMSGDDGDDTMTGGADNDIMSGGEGDDELSGGAGEDTLDGDAGDDMLVGGADVDELNGGDGDDTILGNAGDDTLNGGAGADELDGGNGADVLDGGEGDDMLTGGAGSDDHNFGDGTATNFGDDEVVDLSFADGDEVNVDADPAFDPATIVVDDDGTNTVLDFGFGTITLTGVSGGVGNEFESIDDINAAAGYEAIEVA, from the coding sequence ATGGCATTTATCCCCGGAACACCAGACGACGATACATTGGTTGGCACACCAGATCCCGATGAGATCAACGGCCTGGCCGGCAACGATACGATTACCGGATTGGAAGGCGATGACCTCGTCAATGGCGGTGCGGGCGATGACGATATCGATGGCGGAGCCGACGACGACACGTTGAACGGCAATGCCGGCATGGACACGATCGCCGGCGGTGACGGCGATGACACCGTCAGTGGCGGCGCGGGCGATGACGATATCGATGGCGGAGCCGGCAACGACACGTTGAACGGCAATGCCGGCGTCGATACGATCCTCGGCGGTGAAGGCGATGACACTGTCAATGGCGGCGCGGGCGACGACGATATCGATGGCGGAGCCGGTATGGACACGTTGAACGGCAATGCCGGCAACGATACGATCGCCGGCGGTGCCGATAATGACACCATCAACGGCGGCGCCGGTGATGACGACCTGTCGGGCAACGGGGGCGATGACACGCTCAGCGGCGGGGTCGGTGACGATACCCTGAACGGCAATACGGGCATGGACACGCTGAATGGCGGTTTCGGGAACGACACGCTGAATGGCGGCGCCGATGACGACACGCTGAACGGCGGTGCCGGCAACGATACGCTCAACGGCCAAGGCGGCAACGACACGATGAGCGGCGGCGACGACGACGACGACATGGCCGGTGGCGGTGGCGACGATACCATGTCCGGCGACGACGGCGACGACACCATGACCGGTGGTGCTGACAACGACATAATGTCCGGCGGCGAAGGTGATGACGAGCTCAGCGGCGGAGCTGGCGAAGATACGTTGGACGGCGACGCTGGAGATGACATGCTCGTCGGCGGTGCCGATGTCGATGAGCTCAATGGCGGAGACGGAGACGACACGATCCTCGGTAACGCCGGCGACGACACCCTCAACGGCGGCGCGGGCGCCGATGAGTTGGACGGCGGCAATGGCGCCGATGTCCTCGACGGTGGCGAGGGCGACGATATGCTGACAGGCGGTGCAGGCTCCGATGACCACAATTTCGGCGACGGCACGGCCACCAACTTCGGCGACGATGAAGTCGTCGACCTGAGTTTCGCTGATGGCGACGAAGTTAATGTCGATGCCGATCCGGCGTTTGATCCGGCCACCATCGTGGTCGATGACGACGGCACCAACACGGTGCTCGATTTCGGCTTCGGCACCATCACGCTCACCGGCGTTTCGGGCGGCGTCGGAAACGAATTCGAATCGATCGACGACATCAACGCTGCCGCGGGTTACGAGGCCATCGAGGTCGCATAA
- a CDS encoding DUF1330 domain-containing protein, producing MAKGYWIGRVDVHNDEGYKPYMAANPAIFQKFGGRFIVRGGQFTAVEGQCRSRNVVIEFDSYEKALACYNSPEYQANIKVRQPHSIADLIVIEGYDGPQP from the coding sequence ATGGCCAAAGGATACTGGATCGGACGCGTCGACGTTCACAATGACGAGGGCTACAAGCCCTACATGGCGGCCAACCCGGCCATCTTCCAGAAATTCGGTGGGCGCTTCATCGTGCGCGGCGGCCAGTTCACCGCGGTCGAAGGCCAATGCCGCTCGCGCAATGTGGTGATTGAATTCGACAGCTATGAGAAAGCGCTGGCCTGCTATAATTCGCCGGAATACCAGGCCAACATCAAGGTCCGTCAGCCGCACTCGATCGCAGACCTCATCGTCATCGAGGGCTATGACGGCCCGCAGCCCTGA
- the pyrF gene encoding orotidine-5'-phosphate decarboxylase produces the protein MQPASIAPKDRLIVALDLPGVTEAEALIARLGDSVSFYKIGYQLAYAGGLPLAQQLAKSGKKVFIDLKLHDIGNTVARGVESVAKLGATFLTVHAYPQTMKAAVEARQGSGLKILAVTVLTSYDDGDLHAAGYRLNVSDLVEARAQQAQVLGVDGLVSSPEEAAALRKIVGHQMHLVTPGIRPAGAATGDQKRIMTPARAIAAGADYLVVGRPITEAADPRLAADAIQAEIKQAIT, from the coding sequence ATGCAGCCAGCCAGTATCGCGCCGAAGGATCGGCTGATCGTCGCGCTCGACCTGCCCGGAGTGACTGAAGCGGAAGCGTTGATCGCGCGGCTCGGCGACAGCGTGAGCTTCTACAAGATCGGCTATCAGCTCGCCTATGCCGGCGGATTGCCGCTGGCGCAGCAACTGGCGAAGTCAGGCAAGAAGGTTTTTATCGATCTCAAGCTGCACGACATCGGCAATACGGTGGCGCGCGGCGTTGAGAGCGTCGCCAAACTCGGCGCGACCTTCCTCACCGTGCACGCCTATCCGCAAACCATGAAGGCCGCGGTCGAGGCGCGCCAAGGCTCGGGTCTGAAAATTCTCGCTGTCACCGTGCTGACCTCTTATGACGATGGGGACCTGCATGCCGCCGGCTATCGTCTCAACGTCTCCGACCTGGTGGAAGCGCGCGCCCAGCAGGCGCAGGTGCTCGGCGTCGACGGCCTCGTCAGCTCGCCGGAAGAGGCAGCCGCGTTGCGCAAGATCGTCGGCCACCAGATGCATCTGGTGACGCCGGGCATCCGCCCGGCGGGCGCTGCGACCGGCGACCAGAAGCGCATCATGACGCCGGCGCGGGCGATTGCCGCGGGCGCCGACTATCTGGTGGTCGGACGTCCGATCACGGAAGCCGCCGATCCCAGGCTTGCTGCGGATGCCATTCAGGCGGAAATCAAGCAGGCGATCACGTAA
- a CDS encoding NADPH-dependent FMN reductase, producing MSALKILVIPGSLRTGSLNARLAAVAVHELAQAGAEVTRISLVDFPLPIYDGDLQAKSGVPKHAVNLKRMMAAHHGVLIVTPEYNSSVPALVKNTIDWVSRVQDAHETRGQVFRDRVFAIASASGSRLGGARALAALRLILSACHATVIPNQFALAFADDAYDEMDRLKNAADAEGLKALVRQLIDVSQRMM from the coding sequence ATGTCCGCGCTGAAAATCCTCGTGATCCCGGGATCGCTCCGCACCGGCTCGCTCAATGCGAGGCTGGCGGCGGTGGCCGTGCACGAACTGGCGCAGGCCGGCGCCGAAGTCACCCGCATCTCGCTGGTCGATTTTCCGCTGCCGATCTATGATGGCGACCTGCAGGCCAAATCCGGCGTGCCGAAACACGCGGTCAACCTGAAGCGGATGATGGCAGCCCATCATGGCGTGCTGATCGTGACGCCGGAATACAATTCCTCGGTGCCGGCGCTGGTGAAAAACACCATCGATTGGGTAAGCCGGGTGCAGGACGCGCATGAGACCCGCGGCCAGGTGTTTCGCGATCGGGTGTTTGCGATTGCGTCGGCCTCCGGCAGCCGGCTTGGTGGCGCCCGCGCGCTGGCCGCACTGCGGCTGATCCTGTCGGCGTGTCATGCAACCGTGATACCGAACCAGTTCGCGCTGGCGTTCGCCGACGATGCCTATGATGAGATGGACCGCCTGAAGAATGCTGCTGATGCCGAGGGGCTGAAAGCGCTGGTGCGGCAATTGATCGACGTTTCCCAACGCATGATGTGA
- a CDS encoding class I SAM-dependent methyltransferase, with product MPLQSSVRALKKPRLDDEVRFLRSWIEKPLHMGAVMPSSKVLARTMAQYVDVDSEGPVVELGPGTGAITNALIEHGVDQKRLVLVEYNPGFCALLRDRYPQAKVVQGDAYTLRASLGDALDAPASAVISGLPLVTKPMLTRLKLIRDAFLALAPGAPFVQFTYSVAPPIPKSLPGVSTEASERIWMNLPPARVWVYRKG from the coding sequence ATGCCTTTGCAATCGTCCGTGCGTGCGTTGAAGAAGCCTCGTCTCGACGACGAGGTGCGCTTCCTTCGTTCATGGATTGAAAAGCCGCTGCACATGGGCGCGGTGATGCCGTCGAGCAAGGTGCTCGCCCGCACCATGGCGCAATATGTCGATGTCGATTCCGAAGGGCCGGTCGTCGAACTTGGGCCCGGGACCGGCGCGATCACCAACGCGCTGATCGAACACGGTGTAGATCAGAAGCGGCTCGTGCTGGTCGAATATAATCCGGGTTTCTGCGCGCTGCTGCGCGATCGCTATCCGCAGGCCAAGGTCGTACAGGGCGATGCCTACACGCTTCGCGCTTCGCTCGGAGATGCGCTGGATGCGCCGGCGTCTGCCGTGATCTCCGGCCTGCCGCTCGTGACAAAACCGATGCTGACCCGCCTGAAGCTGATCCGCGACGCCTTCCTGGCGCTGGCGCCGGGCGCGCCCTTCGTGCAGTTCACCTATTCGGTCGCGCCGCCGATTCCGAAATCGCTGCCGGGCGTGTCCACAGAGGCCTCCGAGCGGATCTGGATGAACCTTCCGCCCGCGCGGGTCTGGGTGTATCGCAAGGGCTAA